The following coding sequences lie in one Myxococcales bacterium genomic window:
- a CDS encoding 4Fe-4S dicluster domain-containing protein yields the protein MAEPVTRRVALKVVGATVGTAAFAQALSPLEKLSQTTSLSEFLQRHYRELSRADLEQVLARLERETEQRYGRKVSIGDVRPEDGVQFAYALNLSVCIGCRKCAEACHKENNHDRSTNNSYIRVLEMEQGSFDMEKGTADYDHAVPAPGKYYLPVQCQQCDNPPCVKVCPVQATWKEKDGIVVVDYNWCIGCRYCEAACPYHARRFNWTKPEVPADEINPEQSYLSNRIRPQGVVEKCHFCLHRTREGRLPACLEACPTGARVFGNLLDPDSEIRWVLENKRVYVLKEELGTQPRFYYYFDK from the coding sequence ATGGCTGAGCCAGTCACTCGCCGCGTGGCGCTCAAGGTTGTCGGCGCCACCGTCGGCACCGCAGCGTTCGCGCAGGCGCTGTCGCCCCTCGAGAAGCTCTCGCAGACGACCAGCCTGAGCGAGTTCTTGCAGAGACACTACCGCGAGCTCAGCCGTGCGGACCTGGAGCAAGTCCTGGCGCGACTGGAGCGGGAGACCGAACAGCGGTACGGCCGCAAGGTCTCGATCGGCGACGTACGACCCGAAGATGGCGTGCAGTTCGCCTACGCACTGAACCTCTCGGTCTGCATCGGCTGCCGCAAGTGCGCCGAGGCGTGTCACAAAGAGAACAACCACGATAGGAGCACCAACAACTCGTACATCCGCGTGCTGGAGATGGAGCAGGGCAGCTTCGACATGGAGAAGGGCACGGCCGACTACGATCACGCGGTGCCGGCGCCGGGCAAGTACTACCTGCCAGTGCAGTGCCAGCAGTGTGACAATCCGCCGTGCGTCAAGGTCTGCCCCGTGCAAGCGACCTGGAAGGAGAAGGACGGCATCGTCGTCGTCGATTACAACTGGTGCATCGGCTGTCGTTACTGCGAGGCCGCGTGCCCCTATCACGCGCGGCGTTTCAACTGGACCAAACCCGAGGTTCCGGCTGACGAGATCAATCCGGAGCAGTCCTACCTCTCGAACCGCATCCGACCGCAGGGCGTGGTCGAGAAGTGTCACTTCTGTTTGCACCGCACCCGTGAAGGACGCCTGCCTGCCTGCCTCGAGGCCTGCCCAACCGGCGCGCGGGTCTTTGGCAACCTGCTCGATCCAGACAGCGAAATCCGCTGGGTGCTCGAGAACAAGCGGGTCTACGTGCTCAAGGAAGAGCTCGGGACCCAACCTCGTTTTTATTACTACTTCGACAAATAA
- the nrfD gene encoding polysulfide reductase NrfD produces the protein MNRDTHLVTYPRFLWTALKMSTDGPARFYVWMIALTAIALVGANTWAHQVVQGMQLTGMTDHVSWGLYIANFTFGVGLAAGAVMMVIPAYLYDDHEMHDVVLVGELLSIASIVVCLAFVVVDMGRPDRFWHIMPGLGRFNWPISMLTWDVLVLGGYLLINLHIAGYLTYMRFLGRRPARRWYLPFVFLSIAWAVSIHTVTAFLYSGLGGRPMWNSALLAPRFIASAFVSGPAFVVLLLQILRKVAGLKIGEGPIGTLRAILRITVLVNLFMLASELFTSLYAGGTHAASVRYLFFGLHDKAALVPWIWTAVALNLVSAVLLLAPNRQQATWMLNLACLAGFTGVWIEKGMGLIVPGFIPSTLHELIEYMPTLAEWKIAAGIWAFGLMVLTLAVKICLPVLRGELSPRSLRPAEARPEPAESHEEPERLSAAD, from the coding sequence ATGAACCGCGACACACACCTCGTCACTTACCCGCGCTTCTTGTGGACCGCGCTCAAGATGAGCACGGACGGTCCGGCGCGCTTTTACGTGTGGATGATCGCTCTCACCGCCATCGCGCTCGTTGGTGCCAACACCTGGGCCCATCAGGTCGTGCAGGGCATGCAGCTGACGGGCATGACCGATCACGTGTCGTGGGGTCTCTACATTGCCAACTTCACGTTCGGCGTCGGGCTCGCTGCCGGCGCCGTCATGATGGTGATCCCGGCGTACCTGTACGACGACCACGAAATGCACGACGTCGTGCTGGTGGGCGAGCTCTTGAGCATTGCTTCGATCGTCGTGTGCCTTGCGTTCGTGGTCGTCGACATGGGACGCCCGGATCGCTTCTGGCACATCATGCCGGGGCTGGGCCGCTTCAACTGGCCAATCTCCATGCTGACCTGGGACGTGCTGGTGCTCGGCGGCTACCTGCTGATCAACCTGCACATCGCGGGCTACCTGACCTACATGCGTTTCCTGGGACGCCGACCGGCCAGGCGCTGGTACCTGCCGTTCGTCTTCCTCAGCATCGCCTGGGCGGTGTCGATTCACACCGTCACCGCCTTCCTCTACAGCGGGCTCGGCGGCCGACCAATGTGGAACTCGGCGTTGCTCGCCCCGCGCTTCATTGCTTCGGCTTTCGTCAGCGGCCCGGCCTTCGTGGTGCTGCTGCTTCAGATCCTGCGCAAGGTGGCCGGGCTGAAGATCGGAGAAGGCCCGATCGGCACACTGCGCGCCATCTTGCGCATCACCGTGCTGGTGAACCTGTTCATGCTCGCGTCGGAGCTGTTCACCTCTCTCTACGCCGGTGGCACCCACGCCGCTTCCGTCCGGTATCTGTTCTTCGGGCTTCACGACAAAGCCGCCTTGGTGCCGTGGATCTGGACGGCCGTGGCCCTCAACCTGGTCTCTGCCGTGCTCCTGCTCGCCCCGAATCGCCAGCAGGCGACGTGGATGCTCAACCTCGCCTGCCTTGCGGGGTTCACCGGCGTCTGGATCGAGAAGGGCATGGGCCTGATCGTTCCGGGCTTCATTCCGAGCACCCTGCACGAGCTCATCGAGTACATGCCCACGCTGGCCGAGTGGAAGATCGCCGCGGGGATCTGGGCCTTTGGTCTGATGGTCCTGACCCTGGCGGTAAAGATCTGCTTGCCGGTGCTGCGCGGGGAGCTCTCACCGCGCAGCCTTCGCCCGGCCGAGGCCCGACCGGAGCCTGCCGAGTCGCACGAAGAACCCGAGAGGCTGTCCGCGGCGGACTGA
- a CDS encoding response regulator transcription factor, which yields MQAATHKPRQDRLRILLVDDHPVVLAGLKSFLRDAQEVEVVGSATNVEDAARRAGPLQADVFLVALAGPAAAPLEAARQLKGAFPAVAVVVLGLNESVASEGELAAAGVSAFLGKGSGREVVLGALQALRNDGQSGSRRIFATGESVPPPSSGSGSLSRRELQVLTLIADGFTNKQIADELGISVRTVETHRERLMRKLNVQGTAALTKAAITLGLVSTKT from the coding sequence ATGCAAGCCGCGACCCACAAACCACGTCAAGACCGGCTGAGAATCCTGTTGGTCGACGATCACCCGGTCGTCCTGGCTGGACTCAAGAGCTTCCTGCGTGACGCACAGGAGGTCGAAGTGGTCGGCTCCGCCACCAACGTCGAGGACGCGGCGCGACGCGCCGGTCCGTTGCAGGCCGACGTGTTCCTGGTGGCGCTGGCCGGCCCCGCAGCGGCACCCTTGGAAGCGGCCCGCCAGCTCAAAGGTGCGTTCCCAGCCGTCGCTGTGGTTGTCCTCGGACTGAACGAGAGCGTTGCCAGCGAGGGGGAGCTCGCCGCCGCGGGTGTCAGCGCTTTCTTGGGCAAGGGCTCTGGACGTGAGGTCGTGCTGGGAGCCCTTCAAGCCTTGCGCAACGACGGCCAGTCCGGCTCACGTCGAATCTTCGCCACCGGCGAGTCGGTGCCTCCGCCCAGCTCGGGCAGCGGTTCACTGTCTCGCCGCGAGCTTCAGGTGCTGACGTTGATCGCCGACGGCTTCACCAACAAACAGATCGCAGACGAGCTCGGCATCAGCGTGCGGACCGTCGAGACGCACCGCGAACGCCTGATGCGCAAGCTCAACGTGCAGGGCACCGCCGCGCTGACCAAGGCCGCCATCACCCTGGGCTTGGTCAGCACGAAGACCTGA
- a CDS encoding ABC transporter ATP-binding protein — protein MQKKSPAPSEIPVTLGAQFVRQLPRYGVGLVLLAVYQTAQYWFDTRLMRAIDLAVGTEYSAATTLGVFLIAVALGSFVIRVLSRVAVFNGGRIAEYELRRAMLDRLQKLGPAFYRRMSTGEIMSRITNDLAQVRLLLGFGVLNVINTLFALVSALTVTLGMSWKLTLASLSALPLLLMVTRYFSKQIFTRQRDYQDALGTMSGMVQSSIAGMRVVRSFSLEQSELQRFEKENRHYFDKTLALARLRGAMGPIMSAITTFGMLVVFWYGGHLMLKGELSPGGFLGFYRALARLTWPLIALGFLVSLVQRGRASYSRLKEIFEAVPDILDGEAAAPEAVRGELEVRGLSFAHGERSVLRDVSFQLPAGKSLAIVGRTGSGKSTLAVLLPRLQPTPKGTIFLDGKDVCELPLETVRSAVGYAQQTAFLFSTTVGRNIGYALDEPDTEAGLLTVREAAREANILDEVLGLPDGFDTVVGERGVQLSGGQKQRVALARAFVSDPRVLVLDDPLSAVDARTEKAILEAIERQKEKRGLILITHRVAAASRCDQIVVLDEGCIVERGTHDELVENAGLYATFAEEQRIERELERLGAEDIVPSSRGAEAP, from the coding sequence ATGCAGAAGAAGAGCCCAGCCCCGTCGGAGATCCCGGTCACGCTGGGTGCTCAGTTCGTGCGCCAGCTGCCTCGCTACGGCGTGGGGCTCGTGCTGCTCGCGGTGTATCAGACCGCGCAGTACTGGTTCGACACCCGGCTGATGCGAGCCATCGACCTGGCCGTGGGCACGGAGTACTCGGCGGCCACGACCCTCGGCGTGTTCTTGATCGCCGTCGCGCTCGGCTCGTTCGTGATCCGAGTGCTGTCACGAGTGGCCGTCTTCAATGGCGGGCGCATCGCAGAGTACGAGCTCCGCCGCGCGATGCTCGACCGGCTGCAGAAGCTCGGTCCGGCTTTCTACCGACGTATGAGCACGGGTGAGATCATGAGCCGCATCACCAATGACCTGGCTCAGGTCCGACTGCTGCTCGGTTTCGGGGTTCTCAACGTGATCAACACGCTGTTCGCGCTGGTGAGCGCGCTGACGGTGACCCTCGGGATGTCGTGGAAGCTCACCCTCGCATCACTCTCGGCCCTACCCCTCTTGCTGATGGTAACACGCTACTTCTCGAAGCAGATCTTCACCCGGCAGAGAGACTACCAGGACGCACTCGGCACGATGAGCGGCATGGTGCAGTCGAGCATCGCGGGCATGCGCGTGGTCCGATCATTTTCGCTGGAGCAGAGCGAGCTTCAGCGCTTCGAGAAAGAAAACCGACACTACTTCGACAAGACCCTGGCGCTGGCCCGGCTGCGCGGAGCCATGGGCCCGATCATGAGCGCCATCACCACCTTCGGCATGCTGGTGGTGTTCTGGTACGGCGGACACCTGATGCTGAAGGGAGAGCTGAGCCCCGGCGGATTCCTGGGTTTTTATCGCGCGCTGGCCCGCCTGACCTGGCCGCTCATCGCCCTCGGCTTCCTGGTGAGCTTGGTCCAGCGCGGACGCGCCTCGTACTCACGCTTGAAGGAGATCTTCGAAGCGGTCCCGGACATCTTGGACGGCGAGGCTGCGGCCCCGGAAGCGGTCAGAGGGGAGCTCGAGGTGCGCGGGCTCAGCTTCGCTCACGGCGAACGTAGCGTGCTCCGCGACGTGAGCTTTCAGCTACCGGCGGGCAAGTCCCTGGCCATCGTCGGGCGGACGGGCAGCGGCAAGAGCACCCTCGCCGTGCTCCTGCCGCGGCTGCAACCGACACCGAAGGGCACGATCTTCCTCGACGGCAAGGACGTGTGTGAGCTGCCGCTCGAGACGGTGCGCAGCGCCGTCGGATACGCACAGCAGACGGCGTTCTTGTTCTCGACCACGGTGGGTCGCAACATCGGCTACGCACTCGACGAGCCGGACACCGAGGCCGGGCTCTTGACCGTGCGCGAGGCGGCTCGTGAAGCCAACATCCTGGACGAGGTGCTGGGGCTACCGGACGGCTTCGACACCGTCGTCGGCGAGCGCGGCGTGCAGCTCTCGGGCGGGCAGAAACAGCGCGTCGCGCTGGCCCGGGCGTTCGTGAGTGATCCGCGCGTGCTCGTGCTCGACGATCCGCTGTCCGCGGTCGACGCTCGGACCGAGAAGGCGATCCTGGAGGCCATCGAACGACAGAAAGAGAAGCGTGGACTGATCTTGATCACCCACCGGGTGGCTGCGGCCTCTCGCTGTGATCAGATCGTCGTGCTCGACGAAGGCTGCATCGTCGAGCGCGGGACGCATGACGAGCTCGTAGAAAACGCCGGCCTTTACGCGACTTTTGCCGAAGAACAGCGGATCGAGCGGGAGCTGGAGCGGCTCGGCGCCGAGGACATCGTGCCCTCGAGTCGCGGAGCCGAGGCACCGTGA